In Onychostoma macrolepis isolate SWU-2019 chromosome 06, ASM1243209v1, whole genome shotgun sequence, one DNA window encodes the following:
- the rereb gene encoding arginine-glutamic acid dipeptide repeats protein isoform X1 translates to MDDLFSPRRQLNSTQGEIRVGPSHQAKLPELQPPPAHGTESVTENEELVWAPGVNDCDLLMYLRAARSMAAFAGMCDGGSTEDGCLAASRDDTTLNALNTLHESQYDAAKALQCLVKKPVPKLIEKCWSEDEVKRFIKGLRQYGKNFFKIRKELLPSKKTGELITFYYYWKKTPEAVASRPHRQQRRQPVSRKVKTRNTTAAANATSRTSSMELSSASEDDLDSEDSEQGGKGQACSHCLTTNSKDWHHGGRDNVLLCSSCHSHFSKHRRLPPVPKPADPPYLFKPVKEEEEGVRHGMKTRRSRVPPHMSSLRSGRNRPTGSPDRGMSPTLEDVRSNGQSPRASSTAMATRASSSDIKNGVAGKTNKKIKVEASIVKGVKRQRESAAPDADEPERKNMKRPKNHEGPDSPSEGEGEGESSDSRSANDDGSSDTKDIDQDNRSSSPSLASPLQANESDSDSPAPPPAPGPNPQTQPQQPAATPTTHAPSETPSSPQPSLPVSSSAPSPGAPTTTSKAPSVEVSQEVPSPTSFRTGPRGPETPTSYSNSSSQQGQCPGQGQSFPVPPHYQHNPGQLQNPSSGANQPPGFSSRPLHLQRESPLPPLPPTAASQIKPPPTTPIPPSHKQPPHLSAPPPHFLQIHPNLPPPPALKPLASLPSQHLPCSQPPPLHIIPQNHPAQPSVLTQSQSQQVKGHTNSAPPAAASSHPLLPQNRPATESTASFPLYASPIPAHQPSTSSSASTPVGQAHIKEEPIDEEEECDSPPPPRRSPSPVPTVVDIPSHASQSARFIKHLNRGYNSCSRTDLYFTPLASSKLAKKREEAAERSRREAELSARQGRERERERERERERERERERERERDSDKASRASSSSHDGRIGDHLLAAHVQPGRPPFEPPPPTTVAAVPPYLGPDTPALRTLSEYARPHVMSPSNRNHPFFMSLGPGEHLLAYHMPGLYAADPALRERELRELREREIRERMKPGFEVKPPELENPLHPSANPMEHFARHGALPLPHVAGPHPFAQFHPAMERSIAAPPRPEISYAERLTAERLHAERMASVAAGDPVARLQMLNVTPHHHQHSHIHSHLHLHQQDPLNQGQGPHPLVDPLAAGPPLARFPYPPGAISNPLLSELPHEHEMLRHPLFGTPFPRELPGPLAPMSAAHQLQAMQAQSAELQRLALEQQWLHGHAHLHSAPLPSQEDYYSTCCSVVSLTAV, encoded by the exons ATGGACGACCTGTTCAGTCCGCGAAG GCAGTTGAACAGCACACAAGGAGAGATTCGAGTGGGACCAAGTCATCAG GCCAAGCTACCTGAATTACAGCCGCCACCTGCTCATGGAACAGAGTCTGTCACAGAAAATGAGGAGCTGGTGTGGGCACCTGGGGTCAATGACTGTGACCTTCTCATGTACCTACGGGCTGCCAG GAGCATGGCAGCTTTTGCAGGGATGTGTGATGGAGGATCAACGGAGGATGGTTGTCTTGCGGCTTCCCGGGATGATACCACGTTAAATGCTTTAAATACG CTCCATGAAAGCCAGTACGATGCAGCCAAAGCCCTGCAGTGTCTGGTGAAGAAACCAGTTCCAAAACTCATTGAGAAGTGCTGGTCGGAAGATGAAGTG AAACGGTTTATCAAAGGTCTCAGACAGTATGGCAAAAACTTCTTTAAGATCCGTAAGGAGCTACTTCCTAGTAAGAAAACG GGTGAGCTGATCACATTCTACTACTACTGGAAGAAAACTCCCGAAGCCGTGGCGTCACGACCTCATCGGCAGCAGAGAAGGCAGCCGGTGTCTCGCAAAGTGAAAACTCGCAACACAACAGCTGCAGCCAATGCAACATCTCGCACTTCTTCCA TGGAACTTAGTTCAGCGAGTGAAGATGATCTGGACAGTGAGGATAGTGAGCAGGGTGGCAAAGGTCAAGCCTGCAGTCACTGTCTGACCACTA ACTCCAAAGACTGGCATCATGGAGGGAGAGACAATGTCTTGCTGTGCTCTAGTTGCCACTCTCACTTCAGCAAGCATCGGCGCCTGCCGCCTGTTCCCAAACCAGCAGATCCACCCTACCTCTTCAAACCTGtcaaagaagaggaagagggagTTAGACATGGGATGAAGACCCGTCGGAGTCGGGTGCCACCACAT ATGTCATCACTTCGAAGTGGTCGCAACAGACCAACCGGAAGTCCAGACAGGGGCATGTCTCCCACCCTCGAGGATGTGCGATCTAATGGACAGTCCCCCAGAGCCAGTTCCACTGCTATGGCAACCAGGGCTTCCAgctctgatatcaagaatggaGTGGCTGGGAAGACCAACAAG AAGATAAAAGTAGAGGCATCTATAGTAAAGGGTGTGAAAAGACAGAGAGAGTCAGCAGCTCCAGATGCTGATGAGCCTGAAAGGAAAAACATGAAACGACCCAAGAATCAT GAGGGGCCTGATTCTCCATCAGAAGGTGAGGGTGAAGGCGAGAGCTCCGATAGCCGCAGCGCCAATGATGATGGCAGCAGTGATACTAAAGACATTGATCAGGACAACCGCAGTTCCTCCCCCAGCCTGGCCAGTCCCCTGCAGGCCAACGAAAGCGACTCGGACTCCCCAGCACCGCCCCCTGCACCAGGCCCAAACCCACAAACCCAGCCCCAGCAGCCTGCTGCGACCCCAACAACACATGCCCCCTCTGAAACACCGTCATCTCCTCAGCCCTCTCTGCCTGTATCCTCATCCGCACCTTCACCTGGAGCTCCTACCACCACCTCGAAGGCACCATCCGTAGAGGTTTCCCAGGAGGTGCCATCTCCAACTTCTTTCAGAACTGGTCCCAGGGGACCCGAAACCCCCACCTCTTATTCAAACTCCTCGTCTCAGCAGGGGCAGTGTCCTGGGCAGGGGCAGTCGTTCCCTGTGCCGCCCCATTATCAGCACAATCCAGGTCAGCTGCAGAATCCTTCATCTGGAGCGAATCAGCCACCAGGGTTTTCTTCCAGACCACTGCACCTTCAAAGAGAGAgccctcttcctcctcttcccCCTACAGCAGCATCCCAAATCAAGCCCCCTCCAACCACTCCAATTCCACCTTCTCACAAGCAGCCCCCTCACCTTTCTGCACCTCCACCCCATTTCCTGCAGATCCACCCCAATCTGCCTCCACCTCCTGCTCTAAAACCGCTTGCTTCCCTGCCCTCACAACACTTGCCTTGTTCCCAGCCTCCTCCATTGCATATAATTCCACAAAATCACCCCGCTCAACCTTCCGTTCTGACTCAGTCGCAGAGCCAGCAGGTCAAAGGTCATACTAATAGTGCCCCTCCAGCTGCAGCTAGTTCTCACCCATTGCTTCCCCAAAATCGTCCTGCTACGGAATCCACTGCTTCATTCCCTCTGTACGCTTCTCCCATCCCTGCCCATCAGCCCTCCACATCCTCCTCAGCAAGCACTCCAGTCGGACAGGCTCATATCAAAGAGGAGCCAATTGATGAGGAGGAAGAGTGCGATAGTCCGCCTCCCCCTCGCAGAAGTCCCTCTCCTGTACCGACAGTGGTTGACATACCCAGTCATGCAAGTCAGTCAGCAAG ATTCATCAAACACCTCAACCGAGGTTACAACTCCTGCTCTCGCACAGACCTGTACTTCACTCCACTGGCCTCTTCAAAACTGGCCAAAAAACGAGAGGAAGCTGCTGAAAGATCCAGAAGAGAAGCAGAGCTGAGCGCTCGACAGGgacgagagagagaaagagaaagagagcgtgagagggaaagagaaagagagcggGAGCGAGAAAGGGAGAGAGACTCTGATAAAGCCTCT CGTGCTTCAAGCTCATCCCATGATGGCCGAATAGGTGACCACCTGCTAGCTGCCCATGTGCAACCAGGCCGTCCGCCATTCGAACCTCCTCCCCCCACCACCGTGGCTGCAGTTCCACCATATCTCGGCCCTGACACTCCAGCCCTCCGCACACTCAGCGAGTACGCCCGCCCCCACGTCATGTCGCCCAGCAACCGCAACCATCCTTTCTTCATGTCACTTGGGCCCGGCGAGCACCTGCTAGCTTATCACATGCCAGGGCTGTACGCAGCAGACCCAGCCCTTCGAGAGCGAGAGCTTCGTGAActtcgagagagagagatccgAGAAAGAATGAAGCCCGGATTTGAGGTGAAACCGCCGGAGCTGGAGAACCCACTTCATCCATCGGCAAATCCCATGGAGCATTTTGCCCGGCATGGAGCACTGCCTCTGCCTCATGTGGCTGGGCCTCACCCCTTCGCCCAGTTCCACCCAGCCATGGAGCGCAGCATAGCGGCACCCCCTCGGCCGGAAATCAGCTACGCTGAGCGTTTGACAGCTGAACGGCTCCATGCTGAAAGGATGGCCTCTGTTGCTGCTGGTGACCCTGTTGCACGGCTACAGATGCTCAATGTTACACCACACCACCACCAGCACTCACATATACACTCCCATCTTCATCTGCACCAACAGGACCCTCTCAATCAAG GCCAAGGGCCTCATCCTCTGGTGGACCCATTGGCTGCTGGCCCCCCTCTGGCACGATTCCCCTACCCACCTGGTGCCATCTCCAACCCCCTACTCAGTGAGTTACCCCATGAGCATGAAATGCTCCGCCACCCTCTGTTTG GAACACCATTCCCCAGAGAGTTACCAGGACCCCTGGCTCCTATGTCAGCTGCGCATCAGTTGCAGGCGATGCAGGCACAGTCAGCAGAACTGCAGAGGCTGGCACTGGAGCAGCAGTGGCTACATGGACATGCACACTTACATAGTGCTCCTCTCCCCAGCCAAGAAGACTACTACAG TACATGTTGTTCTGTTGTCTCTTTGACAGCCGTCTGA
- the rereb gene encoding arginine-glutamic acid dipeptide repeats protein isoform X3 translates to MDDLFSPRRQLNSTQGEIRVGPSHQAKLPELQPPPAHGTESVTENEELVWAPGVNDCDLLMYLRAARSMAAFAGMCDGGSTEDGCLAASRDDTTLNALNTLHESQYDAAKALQCLVKKPVPKLIEKCWSEDEVKRFIKGLRQYGKNFFKIRKELLPSKKTGELITFYYYWKKTPEAVASRPHRQQRRQPVSRKVKTRNTTAAANATSRTSSMELSSASEDDLDSEDSEQGGKGQACSHCLTTNSKDWHHGGRDNVLLCSSCHSHFSKHRRLPPVPKPADPPYLFKPVKEEEEGVRHGMKTRRSRVPPHMSSLRSGRNRPTGSPDRGMSPTLEDVRSNGQSPRASSTAMATRASSSDIKNGVAGKTNKKIKVEASIVKGVKRQRESAAPDADEPERKNMKRPKNHEGPDSPSEGEGEGESSDSRSANDDGSSDTKDIDQDNRSSSPSLASPLQANESDSDSPAPPPAPGPNPQTQPQQPAATPTTHAPSETPSSPQPSLPVSSSAPSPGAPTTTSKAPSVEVSQEVPSPTSFRTGPRGPETPTSYSNSSSQQGQCPGQGQSFPVPPHYQHNPGQLQNPSSGANQPPGFSSRPLHLQRESPLPPLPPTAASQIKPPPTTPIPPSHKQPPHLSAPPPHFLQIHPNLPPPPALKPLASLPSQHLPCSQPPPLHIIPQNHPAQPSVLTQSQSQQVKGHTNSAPPAAASSHPLLPQNRPATESTASFPLYASPIPAHQPSTSSSASTPVGQAHIKEEPIDEEEECDSPPPPRRSPSPVPTVVDIPSHASQSARFIKHLNRGYNSCSRTDLYFTPLASSKLAKKREEAAERSRREAELSARQGRERERERERERERERERERERERDSDKASRASSSSHDGRIGDHLLAAHVQPGRPPFEPPPPTTVAAVPPYLGPDTPALRTLSEYARPHVMSPSNRNHPFFMSLGPGEHLLAYHMPGLYAADPALRERELRELREREIRERMKPGFEVKPPELENPLHPSANPMEHFARHGALPLPHVAGPHPFAQFHPAMERSIAAPPRPEISYAERLTAERLHAERMASVAAGDPVARLQMLNVTPHHHQHSHIHSHLHLHQQDPLNQGQGPHPLVDPLAAGPPLARFPYPPGAISNPLLRTPFPRELPGPLAPMSAAHQLQAMQAQSAELQRLALEQQWLHGHAHLHSAPLPSQEDYYSTCCSVVSLTAV, encoded by the exons ATGGACGACCTGTTCAGTCCGCGAAG GCAGTTGAACAGCACACAAGGAGAGATTCGAGTGGGACCAAGTCATCAG GCCAAGCTACCTGAATTACAGCCGCCACCTGCTCATGGAACAGAGTCTGTCACAGAAAATGAGGAGCTGGTGTGGGCACCTGGGGTCAATGACTGTGACCTTCTCATGTACCTACGGGCTGCCAG GAGCATGGCAGCTTTTGCAGGGATGTGTGATGGAGGATCAACGGAGGATGGTTGTCTTGCGGCTTCCCGGGATGATACCACGTTAAATGCTTTAAATACG CTCCATGAAAGCCAGTACGATGCAGCCAAAGCCCTGCAGTGTCTGGTGAAGAAACCAGTTCCAAAACTCATTGAGAAGTGCTGGTCGGAAGATGAAGTG AAACGGTTTATCAAAGGTCTCAGACAGTATGGCAAAAACTTCTTTAAGATCCGTAAGGAGCTACTTCCTAGTAAGAAAACG GGTGAGCTGATCACATTCTACTACTACTGGAAGAAAACTCCCGAAGCCGTGGCGTCACGACCTCATCGGCAGCAGAGAAGGCAGCCGGTGTCTCGCAAAGTGAAAACTCGCAACACAACAGCTGCAGCCAATGCAACATCTCGCACTTCTTCCA TGGAACTTAGTTCAGCGAGTGAAGATGATCTGGACAGTGAGGATAGTGAGCAGGGTGGCAAAGGTCAAGCCTGCAGTCACTGTCTGACCACTA ACTCCAAAGACTGGCATCATGGAGGGAGAGACAATGTCTTGCTGTGCTCTAGTTGCCACTCTCACTTCAGCAAGCATCGGCGCCTGCCGCCTGTTCCCAAACCAGCAGATCCACCCTACCTCTTCAAACCTGtcaaagaagaggaagagggagTTAGACATGGGATGAAGACCCGTCGGAGTCGGGTGCCACCACAT ATGTCATCACTTCGAAGTGGTCGCAACAGACCAACCGGAAGTCCAGACAGGGGCATGTCTCCCACCCTCGAGGATGTGCGATCTAATGGACAGTCCCCCAGAGCCAGTTCCACTGCTATGGCAACCAGGGCTTCCAgctctgatatcaagaatggaGTGGCTGGGAAGACCAACAAG AAGATAAAAGTAGAGGCATCTATAGTAAAGGGTGTGAAAAGACAGAGAGAGTCAGCAGCTCCAGATGCTGATGAGCCTGAAAGGAAAAACATGAAACGACCCAAGAATCAT GAGGGGCCTGATTCTCCATCAGAAGGTGAGGGTGAAGGCGAGAGCTCCGATAGCCGCAGCGCCAATGATGATGGCAGCAGTGATACTAAAGACATTGATCAGGACAACCGCAGTTCCTCCCCCAGCCTGGCCAGTCCCCTGCAGGCCAACGAAAGCGACTCGGACTCCCCAGCACCGCCCCCTGCACCAGGCCCAAACCCACAAACCCAGCCCCAGCAGCCTGCTGCGACCCCAACAACACATGCCCCCTCTGAAACACCGTCATCTCCTCAGCCCTCTCTGCCTGTATCCTCATCCGCACCTTCACCTGGAGCTCCTACCACCACCTCGAAGGCACCATCCGTAGAGGTTTCCCAGGAGGTGCCATCTCCAACTTCTTTCAGAACTGGTCCCAGGGGACCCGAAACCCCCACCTCTTATTCAAACTCCTCGTCTCAGCAGGGGCAGTGTCCTGGGCAGGGGCAGTCGTTCCCTGTGCCGCCCCATTATCAGCACAATCCAGGTCAGCTGCAGAATCCTTCATCTGGAGCGAATCAGCCACCAGGGTTTTCTTCCAGACCACTGCACCTTCAAAGAGAGAgccctcttcctcctcttcccCCTACAGCAGCATCCCAAATCAAGCCCCCTCCAACCACTCCAATTCCACCTTCTCACAAGCAGCCCCCTCACCTTTCTGCACCTCCACCCCATTTCCTGCAGATCCACCCCAATCTGCCTCCACCTCCTGCTCTAAAACCGCTTGCTTCCCTGCCCTCACAACACTTGCCTTGTTCCCAGCCTCCTCCATTGCATATAATTCCACAAAATCACCCCGCTCAACCTTCCGTTCTGACTCAGTCGCAGAGCCAGCAGGTCAAAGGTCATACTAATAGTGCCCCTCCAGCTGCAGCTAGTTCTCACCCATTGCTTCCCCAAAATCGTCCTGCTACGGAATCCACTGCTTCATTCCCTCTGTACGCTTCTCCCATCCCTGCCCATCAGCCCTCCACATCCTCCTCAGCAAGCACTCCAGTCGGACAGGCTCATATCAAAGAGGAGCCAATTGATGAGGAGGAAGAGTGCGATAGTCCGCCTCCCCCTCGCAGAAGTCCCTCTCCTGTACCGACAGTGGTTGACATACCCAGTCATGCAAGTCAGTCAGCAAG ATTCATCAAACACCTCAACCGAGGTTACAACTCCTGCTCTCGCACAGACCTGTACTTCACTCCACTGGCCTCTTCAAAACTGGCCAAAAAACGAGAGGAAGCTGCTGAAAGATCCAGAAGAGAAGCAGAGCTGAGCGCTCGACAGGgacgagagagagaaagagaaagagagcgtgagagggaaagagaaagagagcggGAGCGAGAAAGGGAGAGAGACTCTGATAAAGCCTCT CGTGCTTCAAGCTCATCCCATGATGGCCGAATAGGTGACCACCTGCTAGCTGCCCATGTGCAACCAGGCCGTCCGCCATTCGAACCTCCTCCCCCCACCACCGTGGCTGCAGTTCCACCATATCTCGGCCCTGACACTCCAGCCCTCCGCACACTCAGCGAGTACGCCCGCCCCCACGTCATGTCGCCCAGCAACCGCAACCATCCTTTCTTCATGTCACTTGGGCCCGGCGAGCACCTGCTAGCTTATCACATGCCAGGGCTGTACGCAGCAGACCCAGCCCTTCGAGAGCGAGAGCTTCGTGAActtcgagagagagagatccgAGAAAGAATGAAGCCCGGATTTGAGGTGAAACCGCCGGAGCTGGAGAACCCACTTCATCCATCGGCAAATCCCATGGAGCATTTTGCCCGGCATGGAGCACTGCCTCTGCCTCATGTGGCTGGGCCTCACCCCTTCGCCCAGTTCCACCCAGCCATGGAGCGCAGCATAGCGGCACCCCCTCGGCCGGAAATCAGCTACGCTGAGCGTTTGACAGCTGAACGGCTCCATGCTGAAAGGATGGCCTCTGTTGCTGCTGGTGACCCTGTTGCACGGCTACAGATGCTCAATGTTACACCACACCACCACCAGCACTCACATATACACTCCCATCTTCATCTGCACCAACAGGACCCTCTCAATCAAG GCCAAGGGCCTCATCCTCTGGTGGACCCATTGGCTGCTGGCCCCCCTCTGGCACGATTCCCCTACCCACCTGGTGCCATCTCCAACCCCCTACTCA GAACACCATTCCCCAGAGAGTTACCAGGACCCCTGGCTCCTATGTCAGCTGCGCATCAGTTGCAGGCGATGCAGGCACAGTCAGCAGAACTGCAGAGGCTGGCACTGGAGCAGCAGTGGCTACATGGACATGCACACTTACATAGTGCTCCTCTCCCCAGCCAAGAAGACTACTACAG TACATGTTGTTCTGTTGTCTCTTTGACAGCCGTCTGA
- the rereb gene encoding arginine-glutamic acid dipeptide repeats protein isoform X2 — translation MDDLFSPRRQLNSTQGEIRVGPSHQAKLPELQPPPAHGTESVTENEELVWAPGVNDCDLLMYLRAARSMAAFAGMCDGGSTEDGCLAASRDDTTLNALNTLHESQYDAAKALQCLVKKPVPKLIEKCWSEDEVKRFIKGLRQYGKNFFKIRKELLPSKKTGELITFYYYWKKTPEAVASRPHRQQRRQPVSRKVKTRNTTAAANATSRTSSMELSSASEDDLDSEDSEQGGKGQACSHCLTTNSKDWHHGGRDNVLLCSSCHSHFSKHRRLPPVPKPADPPYLFKPVKEEEEGVRHGMKTRRSRVPPHMSSLRSGRNRPTGSPDRGMSPTLEDVRSNGQSPRASSTAMATRASSSDIKNGVAGKTNKKIKVEASIVKGVKRQRESAAPDADEPERKNMKRPKNHEGPDSPSEGEGEGESSDSRSANDDGSSDTKDIDQDNRSSSPSLASPLQANESDSDSPAPPPAPGPNPQTQPQQPAATPTTHAPSETPSSPQPSLPVSSSAPSPGAPTTTSKAPSVEVSQEVPSPTSFRTGPRGPETPTSYSNSSSQQGQCPGQGQSFPVPPHYQHNPGQLQNPSSGANQPPGFSSRPLHLQRESPLPPLPPTAASQIKPPPTTPIPPSHKQPPHLSAPPPHFLQIHPNLPPPPALKPLASLPSQHLPCSQPPPLHIIPQNHPAQPSVLTQSQSQQVKGHTNSAPPAAASSHPLLPQNRPATESTASFPLYASPIPAHQPSTSSSASTPVGQAHIKEEPIDEEEECDSPPPPRRSPSPVPTVVDIPSHASQSARFIKHLNRGYNSCSRTDLYFTPLASSKLAKKREEAAERSRREAELSARQGRERERERERERERERERERERERDSDKASRASSSSHDGRIGDHLLAAHVQPGRPPFEPPPPTTVAAVPPYLGPDTPALRTLSEYARPHVMSPSNRNHPFFMSLGPGEHLLAYHMPGLYAADPALRERELRELREREIRERMKPGFEVKPPELENPLHPSANPMEHFARHGALPLPHVAGPHPFAQFHPAMERSIAAPPRPEISYAERLTAERLHAERMASVAAGDPVARLQMLNVTPHHHQHSHIHSHLHLHQQDPLNQGQGPHPLVDPLAAGPPLARFPYPPGAISNPLLSELPHEHEMLRHPLFGTPFPRELPGPLAPMSAAHQLQAMQAQSAELQRLALEQQWLHGHAHLHSAPLPSQEDYYSRLKKEGDKQS, via the exons ATGGACGACCTGTTCAGTCCGCGAAG GCAGTTGAACAGCACACAAGGAGAGATTCGAGTGGGACCAAGTCATCAG GCCAAGCTACCTGAATTACAGCCGCCACCTGCTCATGGAACAGAGTCTGTCACAGAAAATGAGGAGCTGGTGTGGGCACCTGGGGTCAATGACTGTGACCTTCTCATGTACCTACGGGCTGCCAG GAGCATGGCAGCTTTTGCAGGGATGTGTGATGGAGGATCAACGGAGGATGGTTGTCTTGCGGCTTCCCGGGATGATACCACGTTAAATGCTTTAAATACG CTCCATGAAAGCCAGTACGATGCAGCCAAAGCCCTGCAGTGTCTGGTGAAGAAACCAGTTCCAAAACTCATTGAGAAGTGCTGGTCGGAAGATGAAGTG AAACGGTTTATCAAAGGTCTCAGACAGTATGGCAAAAACTTCTTTAAGATCCGTAAGGAGCTACTTCCTAGTAAGAAAACG GGTGAGCTGATCACATTCTACTACTACTGGAAGAAAACTCCCGAAGCCGTGGCGTCACGACCTCATCGGCAGCAGAGAAGGCAGCCGGTGTCTCGCAAAGTGAAAACTCGCAACACAACAGCTGCAGCCAATGCAACATCTCGCACTTCTTCCA TGGAACTTAGTTCAGCGAGTGAAGATGATCTGGACAGTGAGGATAGTGAGCAGGGTGGCAAAGGTCAAGCCTGCAGTCACTGTCTGACCACTA ACTCCAAAGACTGGCATCATGGAGGGAGAGACAATGTCTTGCTGTGCTCTAGTTGCCACTCTCACTTCAGCAAGCATCGGCGCCTGCCGCCTGTTCCCAAACCAGCAGATCCACCCTACCTCTTCAAACCTGtcaaagaagaggaagagggagTTAGACATGGGATGAAGACCCGTCGGAGTCGGGTGCCACCACAT ATGTCATCACTTCGAAGTGGTCGCAACAGACCAACCGGAAGTCCAGACAGGGGCATGTCTCCCACCCTCGAGGATGTGCGATCTAATGGACAGTCCCCCAGAGCCAGTTCCACTGCTATGGCAACCAGGGCTTCCAgctctgatatcaagaatggaGTGGCTGGGAAGACCAACAAG AAGATAAAAGTAGAGGCATCTATAGTAAAGGGTGTGAAAAGACAGAGAGAGTCAGCAGCTCCAGATGCTGATGAGCCTGAAAGGAAAAACATGAAACGACCCAAGAATCAT GAGGGGCCTGATTCTCCATCAGAAGGTGAGGGTGAAGGCGAGAGCTCCGATAGCCGCAGCGCCAATGATGATGGCAGCAGTGATACTAAAGACATTGATCAGGACAACCGCAGTTCCTCCCCCAGCCTGGCCAGTCCCCTGCAGGCCAACGAAAGCGACTCGGACTCCCCAGCACCGCCCCCTGCACCAGGCCCAAACCCACAAACCCAGCCCCAGCAGCCTGCTGCGACCCCAACAACACATGCCCCCTCTGAAACACCGTCATCTCCTCAGCCCTCTCTGCCTGTATCCTCATCCGCACCTTCACCTGGAGCTCCTACCACCACCTCGAAGGCACCATCCGTAGAGGTTTCCCAGGAGGTGCCATCTCCAACTTCTTTCAGAACTGGTCCCAGGGGACCCGAAACCCCCACCTCTTATTCAAACTCCTCGTCTCAGCAGGGGCAGTGTCCTGGGCAGGGGCAGTCGTTCCCTGTGCCGCCCCATTATCAGCACAATCCAGGTCAGCTGCAGAATCCTTCATCTGGAGCGAATCAGCCACCAGGGTTTTCTTCCAGACCACTGCACCTTCAAAGAGAGAgccctcttcctcctcttcccCCTACAGCAGCATCCCAAATCAAGCCCCCTCCAACCACTCCAATTCCACCTTCTCACAAGCAGCCCCCTCACCTTTCTGCACCTCCACCCCATTTCCTGCAGATCCACCCCAATCTGCCTCCACCTCCTGCTCTAAAACCGCTTGCTTCCCTGCCCTCACAACACTTGCCTTGTTCCCAGCCTCCTCCATTGCATATAATTCCACAAAATCACCCCGCTCAACCTTCCGTTCTGACTCAGTCGCAGAGCCAGCAGGTCAAAGGTCATACTAATAGTGCCCCTCCAGCTGCAGCTAGTTCTCACCCATTGCTTCCCCAAAATCGTCCTGCTACGGAATCCACTGCTTCATTCCCTCTGTACGCTTCTCCCATCCCTGCCCATCAGCCCTCCACATCCTCCTCAGCAAGCACTCCAGTCGGACAGGCTCATATCAAAGAGGAGCCAATTGATGAGGAGGAAGAGTGCGATAGTCCGCCTCCCCCTCGCAGAAGTCCCTCTCCTGTACCGACAGTGGTTGACATACCCAGTCATGCAAGTCAGTCAGCAAG ATTCATCAAACACCTCAACCGAGGTTACAACTCCTGCTCTCGCACAGACCTGTACTTCACTCCACTGGCCTCTTCAAAACTGGCCAAAAAACGAGAGGAAGCTGCTGAAAGATCCAGAAGAGAAGCAGAGCTGAGCGCTCGACAGGgacgagagagagaaagagaaagagagcgtgagagggaaagagaaagagagcggGAGCGAGAAAGGGAGAGAGACTCTGATAAAGCCTCT CGTGCTTCAAGCTCATCCCATGATGGCCGAATAGGTGACCACCTGCTAGCTGCCCATGTGCAACCAGGCCGTCCGCCATTCGAACCTCCTCCCCCCACCACCGTGGCTGCAGTTCCACCATATCTCGGCCCTGACACTCCAGCCCTCCGCACACTCAGCGAGTACGCCCGCCCCCACGTCATGTCGCCCAGCAACCGCAACCATCCTTTCTTCATGTCACTTGGGCCCGGCGAGCACCTGCTAGCTTATCACATGCCAGGGCTGTACGCAGCAGACCCAGCCCTTCGAGAGCGAGAGCTTCGTGAActtcgagagagagagatccgAGAAAGAATGAAGCCCGGATTTGAGGTGAAACCGCCGGAGCTGGAGAACCCACTTCATCCATCGGCAAATCCCATGGAGCATTTTGCCCGGCATGGAGCACTGCCTCTGCCTCATGTGGCTGGGCCTCACCCCTTCGCCCAGTTCCACCCAGCCATGGAGCGCAGCATAGCGGCACCCCCTCGGCCGGAAATCAGCTACGCTGAGCGTTTGACAGCTGAACGGCTCCATGCTGAAAGGATGGCCTCTGTTGCTGCTGGTGACCCTGTTGCACGGCTACAGATGCTCAATGTTACACCACACCACCACCAGCACTCACATATACACTCCCATCTTCATCTGCACCAACAGGACCCTCTCAATCAAG GCCAAGGGCCTCATCCTCTGGTGGACCCATTGGCTGCTGGCCCCCCTCTGGCACGATTCCCCTACCCACCTGGTGCCATCTCCAACCCCCTACTCAGTGAGTTACCCCATGAGCATGAAATGCTCCGCCACCCTCTGTTTG GAACACCATTCCCCAGAGAGTTACCAGGACCCCTGGCTCCTATGTCAGCTGCGCATCAGTTGCAGGCGATGCAGGCACAGTCAGCAGAACTGCAGAGGCTGGCACTGGAGCAGCAGTGGCTACATGGACATGCACACTTACATAGTGCTCCTCTCCCCAGCCAAGAAGACTACTACAG CCGTCTGAAGAAAGAGGGAGACAAGCAGTCCTGA